The following DNA comes from Pseudoalteromonas aliena SW19.
ATTGGACCTTTAACTTTGATTCAACTTCAGCGCGCTTTGCAAACCCAGTTGATATTGATACTGCAGGGGTTGAATTTTTAGCGACTAAGCACTTTGATACGGCAAAACTTATAGCAAGCTACACCTATTTACATAAATCAGAAAACTACGGCGTAGCCGATATTGATGCCAGTTTTTACGCATTAAACTTTCCTGATCACCGTTTAACACTTGGCGCTGTGTACAACCCAACTGATATTTTAGAATTTAGAATAGATAACGAATGGCGTACACAACACAAAAATGCACTTAGAAACGGCAATGACAACGCGTTATTTACCCAGCTAACGCTTAGAATAACTCCGCCACAGTTGAGTAATTTATTTATCACCTTAGCGGCAGATAACTTATGGGATGAGTCGTTTGAAGAAATACCTGGTACACCTGGGCGCGGTGAACAATACACGTTAAGTGCAACGTATAGCTGGTAACTAGTAACGTAAGCAAGCTTCACGTCTACACAAACACTCACACACCTCCACGTTGGCGGTAGACGTGGAGCTTGCTCATGTGAAAAGCGCAGCTTTTAATTACTTAAAAGTGTTCAAGTAAATTGGCATCAAACACACGGTTAAACTTCAATCAAAAGAATGATGCTAAAATAAAAGCAATGCTAGAGAAACCAAAAAGCCATGTATAAATTAGCTGTGCAACGGTAAACATAATAGGGTCTTCAGCAATATCTAAGTTGTCGTTTCCTCCATAAGTCCAGCCACTGTTAAATGAGTGAAATAGTAGCCCGCCTGACATGCTCATTAATAGCAAAGAAACAAACACATCAGAGCCATCGAGTGTATTGGGATCTATGGAAAATCCTACAGGAAAGCCAAAAATTAGGCCAAATAAGAACAAACCAAGGATACGCTCTGCTGTGCAGGTGGTTTTTAAAACAACTTGTTTTGCCGCTATCGCAGATTTAGCCTCACTTTTAAGCGTATTTATTTCAGTTTCTCTACGAGAAAACTCAATCATTAGCGCATTAAAATTCTCTGCGTATTTTACTTTATCAATACTCTTTTTTGCTTCGAGTAGTTCATCTAATGAATACTTTGAATAATCGACTTTGATACAATATTTCCTTATAAAGCTGAATAACTTCGGCAAATCCAGTTATCCAAGAGTTTCCCTACTAAATTAGTTAATTATTTTACAGTACACTTTTTTCATTTGTAAATGTATGTGTATTTTAATAGTTCACTAAGTGAGCTCTTCAAGCTCGGTAATAAGCGCTAGAGCTTGTGCATTTGTTGACCCGCACACATCAAGCGTGGCGCTAAAATCACTACATACTTTTGGGCGACTTTCATCACCAAATAACTTACATAAATTACGTTCATCTAGCTGAATGCAACGTTCTCCGGCTTTTTTGCCATTTGGCATACCTGGAATTGGCGAACTAATACTGGGTGCAATACAACATGCACCACAGCCTAGTCTACACTCCATCGATTCAGTTTTCATAATATCCTCTGTATAAAAAGTAACGTCTTTAATTCTTTTTCAGGAACCTAATTAGTCACACGCTTAGTTGTAATGTACATATGTAATGCTTTGTTACATCTTAAAACAGCTTGTAAACACTTTATTGCGTATTATTACTGTGTCACCACCAATAATGAGGAATGCCTTGTGGCTACTAAAAAACAAATAATACTCCCAATTGCAGTTTTAGCAGGTGGCATAGCATTAGCTATCGCTTTTATGGCTATGAAAAAGCCACCGGAAGAAAAGCCTGAGCAAGACATTCGCCCTTTAGTGGCAACCCAAAGCATACTATTAGATTCTATCACGCTCGATGTTAAATCGTACGGCATAGTAAAACCAAAAGACCGTACCGAGTTAATAGCGCAAGTAAGCGGGCAAGTTATTTCGGTATCAGATCAATTTGTCGAAGGTGCGTTTGTAAAGCAAGGCGATATTTTAGCACGAATTGATGCAAATGATTACGAGGCAGACTTTATTGAAGCGCAAGCGGGTTTAGCGCAAGCAAGTTCGGCACTTGAAATAGAGCGTGCGCAAGCGCATGTAGCAAAAGCAGAATGGGAACGTATTAAGTCAGATTCAAGCGAAGCTATTGCCTCAGAGCTTTATTTACGTAAACCGCAATTAGCTGAAAAACTAGCACGCTACCGCTCAGCTCAAGCCAGTGTAAAACGCGCTAGTCGTAATCTTGAACGTACTTATATTAAGGCCCCATACGATGCGATTATTAACGAGCGCACGATTAGCTTGGGCTCAGTAGTTAATCCAGGTAATAGTTTTGGCGCATTAAGTGCGACATCTGTTGCAGAGGTTCGTCTACCGGTTGCCGACCAAGAACTGCAATATTTAGAAAATGGTGGCGTCGGTTCAAACGTTACATTTAATGCAGAATACGCGGGCAAACAAACAATGTGGCAAGCCAAAGTAATTCGCACCGAAGGTGTGGTTGATCAAAAAAGCCGCATGAGCTACCTAGTAGCACAACTTGCCACACCGTATGGCGATAAAACACGCCCTCTTCGTTTTGGTTCATACATTAATGCGACAATTGAAGGCCGCCCACTTGATAACGCAATTGTTGTTGCGCACCATTTAGTTAAAGATAATAAAATTGTAATTTTAAATGACGATTTAACATTGTCCTTTAAAACCCTAAATATTATACGCGAACAAAACGGCATGATTATCGCCAGCCAAGGGTTAAAAAATGGCGAGCAAATTGTCACCTCAGCGCTTGAATATCCAACCGAAGGTATGACTGTAAAAATTGAAGACGTAGCACCTAATAACAGTGATATTACTCAACTTGCACTTAAGGAGGAGTAACCATGAACACTCGTGAAACAGGGCTAATAGCATGGTTTGCCCGTAATCCCGTTGCAGCTAACCTATTAATGATATTTATATTAGTGGGTGGTCTTTTAATGGCAATGACCATTCGCAAACAAATGTTCCCACAGTTTGAAAGTAACTGGATAAGCGTACAAGCGGTTTATCCGGGTGCTGCCCCGCAAGAGGTTGAAGAAGGAATAACGATAAAAGTTGAGGAAAATCTTGAAGGTCTTGAAGGTATTAAACGCCTCATTACCTATTCTAACCGAGGTTTTTCGCAAGCCTGGATTGAAATAGAAGAACAATATAATCCACAAGAAGTACTTGATGAAATTAAAGTACAGGTTGATTCAATAAACACCTTTCCTGCGGGAATGGAGCGTCCTGTTGTACGTCGTGATAAGTTTGAGCAAGAGGTAATGATACTCGCGCTTTACGGCGACATGAGTAACTACCAGCTCAAAGAGCTTGGCAACGATATAAAAGATGAACTCCAAGCCCTACCCCACGTTAACCTTGTTAATTTTAATGGCGGCTTAGAATACGAAATTGGTATAGAAGTCAGCCCCGATAAACTACGCGAATATGGCTTAACATTTAGAGATATTGCAGGCGCTGTGCAAAGCTTTTCAGCCAATATGTCGGCGGGGCAAATACGCTCTGAAAACGGTTATATTTCGATGCGTGTTGAAAAACAAGCCTACCGTGGCTTTGAGTTTGAAAAGCTGCCGCTTATTACCCTTGCTGATGGCGCACAAATTTATTTAGGCGATGTTGCTATCATTAATGATGGCTTTGAAGAAGGCCTACAGTATTCTAAATATAATGGTAAAAATTCACTCTCATTTGAAGTAAATGCATCAAAAGATCAAGACATTACCGATGTAGCAAAAGTCCTTAAAAGCTACATGGCAACTAAAGAGCCACTTTTACCAGCAGGCGTTAAGCTCTCCCCTATTGTTGATTTAACTTACTACCTTGAAGGTCGACTCGATATGATGGTCGATAACATGATTTGGGGTGGCTTGTTAGTAATGATAGTGCTGGCACTATTTTTACCGCTACGCTTGGCATTTTGGGTCATGATGGGTTTACCGGTGTCTTTTCTGGGTGCCTTTTTGTTTATGCCCATTGGCTTTTTAGATGTAACAATAAATCTAGCCTCGCTATTTGCCTTTATACTTGTACTCGGGATTGTTGTTGATGATGCTATTGTTGTCGGAGAATCTGCCAGTGCCGAAATAGAAAAATACGGCCATACACTTGATAACGTAGTTCGCGGCGTAAAACGTGTTGCCATGCCAGCAACCTTTGGTGTATTAACGACCATTGCTGCATTTTTACCACAAACACTCGCAACCGGCCCTGGCGCTGCTTTTTCTAAAGCAATTGGTGGCGTGATTATTTTATGTTTGATTTTTTCACTCATCGAATCAAAACTAATTTTACCTGCCCATATTGCAGCAATGAACCCGCGTAAACCAAACCCTAAAAACCTATTACATCGCTTACGCATGGTTATTGATAGTGGTTTAAAAGGCTTTGTGGATAACTATTACCTTCCTTTTGTTAGTCGCTGTATTCACTACCGCTATACCGTAATAGTTGGCTTTATGTGTTTGCTTATTGTAAGTGCAGGTATGTTTGCAGGTGGTTTAGTTAAGTTTGTACCCAACCCTAAAATACCGCACGACTTTCCACGTATTGATATTGAAATGAACCTTGCTTCATCTGAGCAAGCAACGCTTGAAACAGCGCGTAAAATAGAAAGCGTGTTATTAAAGGTCGATCAGCAACTACAAGAGCAATACGGTAAACCGATGATCCGCGATTTATCGGTAAGCTTACGTGGCCGTACTCAAGCGAATATTATGGCTATTTTAGTAGAGCCTGATTTACGCCCTATTGACACCTTTGCTCTAAGTGCATTATGGCGCGAGCAAATGCCCGCTCTACCTGGTATTAAAACCATGACCATTCAAGACAGCATAATGAATGGCGGTCGAGATGATGGCGATGTTAGCTTTAAACTTGAAGGCAAAAATGCTGACGAACTAAAAGAAGTAGCCGGTAAATTAAAAGCTAAATTACAAACAATGGAAGGTGTTGGCGACGTAAACGACTCAATGCAAAGTGCTACCGATGAAGTACAGCTTGATTTAAAACCACTGGCTTACAGTATGGGTTTAACGCTTGCTGATGTAGCATCGCAAGTAAGCTTTAGTTACTACGGCTTAGAAGCGCAGCGAATATTGCGTGAAGGCGAAGAAATTAAAGTCATGATCCGCTACCCAGAAGACGAACGTAACTCAATTAGCGACATAGCAAGTGTGCGTATTATTACGCCTTCTGGCGCTGAAGTACCACTGAGTGAAGTAGCCGAAGTTAAACTAGTTGACGGTGTAAACCGTATTCGCCGCGAAAACTCTAAACGTACTGTAAACGTATGGGCTGCGGTAAATACCGACCAAGCCGAACCATTTGCTATTGCAGAAGAAATTCGTGATGAATACTTACCAACACTACTTAAGAGCTACCCTGGCGTGACAAGTGATGTAGCTGGGCGCATTCAAGAAGAGATGGATAGTGCTTCAGAGCAGCTTCGTGACTTTGGTATATCAATGATGATTATATTTGCCTTGTTAGCGATTCCACTTCGCTCTTACTCGCAGCCACTTATTATAATGTCGGTTATTCCGTTTGGTGTAGTGGGCGCGATGTTTGGGCATATGATTTTAGGTATGACCATGAGCAGCTTATCTATGTTTGGCATTATTGCTGTAGCGGGTGTGGTCGTAAATGACTCCCTCGTTATGGTTGATTTTGTAAACAAAGCCCGCGCTGAAGGTGTTGCGATTAAAGATGCAGTAGTACAAGCCGGTGCTCGTCGCTTTAGAGCGATATTACTCACCTCAATCACAACCTTTATTGGTGTAATGCCGATTATTTTTGAAACGAGTTTACAAGCTAAAATTGTTATCCCAATGGCTGTATCACTTGCTTTTGGTGTGCTATTTGCCACAGTAATTACACTGATACTTATACCGTGTCAGTACGTTGCACTAGAAGATGCTAAGCGATTAGTACGTAAAATGCGTGGCAAGCCACCACACGTAGATGCCCAACCAGCGCCTATTGAAAGTTAAGTAAAGTAAAATCCCAACCAAAAAAGCTCAGCATACTATATGCTGAGCTTTTTATTTTTAGGGCGCGTTGATCTTTGGTGGTTGGATTTATCACTTGCAAAGTATTTTATCTCCATGACTTGGAGGCGTGGACGTTACTATAAAGACTAAGTCTTCATTTTGTTGATTACTAAGCGTGTGTTTTTTGGTAGCGGGGATATGAAGTCCTTGGTGCGTATGTAGCTTATGTATAACACCTTCACATTCTATTGTTGCAATGCCACTGAGAATATAAAAAAATTGCTCTGCATAGCGATGAAAATGCCTTACTTCACTCTCCCCCCTTGGTACACGTTCTTGAATCACACTTAAAGAAGCCGATTTAACTAGATGCCAACCATCACAATTATTACCCCATCTGTAGTGAGTTGTGCTGTTAGCACTTACTTTATCCATTTTATCTCCATACATTTAGTTTAAAACACACTTATCAATAATGCCTTTATTGACCAACTGCTTTAAAATAGCTTGGGATTTTGCTCTGCAAGCATCACGTAGTAAGCGCACCGCAGGGGTTATTGACTGCCTACTTGGGCAAATAAGCCAGAGTTCACCATCAATATGTTGGTATTTTGGCATCACAGTAATCACCCTATCATTGAGTAAATCATCGGCTATATCAAGTGCCGACTTTACAGCCAAACCTTTACCTGCAACGCACCAGCGCCTAACTAAATCACCATCGTTTGAAGCGCGCCTGCCATCCATTTTAACTTTATATTTTGCCTCACCATCGGTGAACTCCCACGTATTATTTATAATGTCCTGCAACTGATAAAACAAACCTTGATGCGACGCTAAATCGTCAGGATGCACGGGAGTTCCGTTTTGTAAGAGATATTCGTCAGTTGCACATAATAAGCGCGGTACGTTACAAATTTTAAAACCATAAATACTTGCATCATTAGGCGAGCCATAACGAATCGCAATATCAACTGAATCTCGATAAAAGTCGATATTACTATCACTTATATGTGTTCTTAAACTTAACTTTGGGTAATTGTCCATGAGTTCATCAATCCATGGGATCACTAAATTTCGCCCCAAATCAGATGAAAGCGCAACACGCAACTCCCCTTCAATTTCGTCGTGTTCACCTTTTAGATTTTGCTTTGCAAGCTCAAGTACTGCTAAAGCCTGTTCACATTGTGGAATGTAGCGCTCCCCTGCAGCCGATAACCTTAAATGACGGGTAGTACGAACAAACAATTCGCTACCAAGCGCCGATTCTACACGTTTAATAGCAGCGCTTGCTGTGGCTGTACGCATATCTAACTTAGCAGCTGCGAGCGTAATACTTCTAAACTCAGCGACTTTTAAAATAAGTTTTAAATCTTCTACGTTCATATTATCTATTTATATTTGATAATGATTCAATAATTATGCTATTTATTAAATGCAAAGCAAGCGCTATTATCGCAGCCATATGCAACACTGTTGTTTAAAACTGATTGGTCACTATTGAATCTTTTGAATTTGCACCAATTTACAATAATTCGCTCAACCTTATTTATTTGGAAAAATAATGACTCACCCAATTATTAGTGATTTAGAAAAACGTTACACGACTAAACGTTATACAACTAAGCGTATTGTTCAAGATGACCTAGACGTAGTTTTTGAAGCTATGCGTCTTTCACCTTCATCTATTAACTCGCAACCTTGGAAATTTATTGTTATTGAGTCTGACGAAGCTAAAGAACGTATGCATAATACCTTTGCTAATAAATTTCAATTTAATCAGCCTCATATTAAAACAGCGTCGCACGTTATTTTATTTGCTTACAACCCTAAATATACACGCGAAGATTACGCACAAGTCATTGATGCCGACATTAAAAATGGTCGTACAAAAGTAGAAAACCGCGAACAATCATTTGGCGCATTTGCCTTTGTAGATATGAATACCGATGAGCAAGGTAATAACGCAACATGGACTAAAGCGCAAACTTACATTGCGCTAGGTAACACCATGCATGCAGCAGCACGTTTAGGCATTGATTCAACCCCAATGGAAGGCGTAGACGCTGAACTTATTGGTGAAATCTTTGAAAAAGAGCTAGATGGTTATATTTGTGATGTAGCTTTAGTGCTTGGCTACCATGATGACTCTGAGGATTATAATGCTAAGTTACCTAAATCTCGCTTGGCTAAAGAGCAAGTTATTCAGGTTTTATAAGTAATACTTTATACACTTAAATGATAACAATATTAGGGCGTGTTGATCTTTATGGATTGAAATTTGTTCAATATAGGGTCGATTTAATCGCGGCGTGAGGTTTGTAACCTAGCGGGCTAAGTCAAAACCGAGCAACAAAGAGTTAATCGTCCCTAGAAAGAACCCAAAGGGCAGCGCATGTTTGGCATTTATGCTGCGTTATCGCCTATTTATGGGGAATAACCACACTACATAAACTCTGCCTTGCCTAAATACCAAACAATCTGCTGCAAATTCAACCACCAAAGATCAACACGCCCTAAAAAACCACTTATTTAAATAAGTGGTTTTTTTGCTTTGAAGTGCTTTAACTTACTTTGCGCTCTGCAGCTTGAATGTATTGCACTAAATCTTCAATAGAAACCACAGTCATATTATGTTTATTAGCATAATCACTTACCTCAGGTAAGCGCGCCATTGAACCATCTGGGTTGGTTAGTTCGCAAATTACGCCAAATGGTTTTAAGCCAGCAAGTTGCATTAAATCAACTGATGCTTCGGTATGACCACGACGCACTAATACGCCGCCCGTTTGTGCTTTTAAACCAAATACATGCCCAGGGCGCGATAAATCACTTGGTTTTGCGTTATCGGCTGTCGCTGCTTTTATAGTCGTTACTCTATCAGCAGCAGACACGCCTGTTGTAACGCCATGTTTAGCTTCAATAGTGACTGTATAAGCGGTATTATTTTGACTGGTGTTGTTGGTTACCATTTGCGGTAAGTCGAGCTGTTTAATACGCTCATCTCCCATACATAAGCACACAATACCGCTGCCTTCGAGGATCATTTCAGCCATTTGAGGGGTCGTTAAATGCTCAGCTGAAAATACAAAGTCACCTTCATTTTCACGGTTTTCGTCATCAACAACAAGTACGCCTTGCCCTTGCTGTAGTGCAAAAATTGCGTTTTGTACACGGATACGGCTTTCGCCGAATTGAGTTAGTAGAGACTGAATCATCATTATATTCCAAATAAAAAATAATAGATTCAGGACACTGAAAGGCATGGCAAAGCCATACAAATAAAATTGTATGAATTACACCAAAACAGCATTAAAAGTGCTCACCAAAAAGCTACGTTTTGGTGTACATAAATAAGCTATATTCTCTTTCATCCGGACTCTAACCGTCGGCTCTGGCATCTCACCAGATCTGCTTGACCTTTACTTAACCTAAAAATAAGTTAAATAAAGCGCTCGCGGGCTCGTCTGAGTTACAAGTAACATTAAACATACCGCCGGTGGGGAATTTCACCCCGCCCTGAGAATTTACAGTAAGTATTAGCACTTACTGCAGGCACATTATACGCCTGTATTTATTTGTTTTTCAAAACTAAATGCGATAAAAACTACGAAAGATGAATATTTAACGATGCACTGTTTACTATACCTTCATTTATATCAGCAATAAGCGTACACGTAGCGCCGTTAACTAAATTTAAGTTAGGTTGAACATGCCCTATATCAGCATCAAAAATGACTGGAAATAAACACCCACCCAGTGCTACATCAAGCGCATGTCGATAGTCAAAGGCATCATAATGACTTTGAGTAATTTCACTTCGCCCTAAAACCAAACCATTAATGTCGTCAAATATGCCAGCTAATTTTAATGACAGTAAAAATCGTGCAACGGTTGTAGGTGTAAGCTCTGAGTTTTCGAGGTATAAAATAAGTCCTTCGGGTGCACTGTCCTTTTTAAATTCATGTAGTGCTAAAAATGGTGAGTCGAGCAGTAAACCTACTGTATCTAAACATCCGCCAAATAAGCGACCTGACATTTCTATGGTGCGTTTATCTGTGTAGTTTAAACATTGCCACTTTGTTGGCTCACTAGGACTTAGTAATTCATTTGGGTTTTGCGCGTAGCTAGGCTTGTTTTTTTGATATAAAGAGGAAGGCCCCTGCTCAAATTTACTACCCGTTTCGTAGGTAAGGGTTTCAAATATTTGTAAGCTATACGGATTTTTTTCATCAGGATGCAACTGCATAAGGTTAGCACTGTGCAGTGTCGCCCATTGGCACTTAGCCGTTAATGCACAGGCAATAGTACTTACATCAGAAAAGCCAACTAACCATTTAGGCTTTGCTTCTTTAATTGCGTCAAAATCAAGTAGCGGCAGTATTTCCATTGCCAGCTCACCACCCATTGGCGGCATAATTGCGTCAATTTCTTCATCTAATAAAAAGCCCATTAATTGCTGAGCATGTGCTTTAGCATTAAGCTGTTCTCGCGGTTTGTTTTGACGTAAAAACTCGCCTTCAATAACATCATACCCTCGATTTTTTAATCCATTTATAACAATGTCTAAACGTGTATGGTATTTTGCTTTCACACCTGCTGAAAGCGAACAAATTGCTATTTTTGAGCCTACTTTTAAAGGCGCTGGGTAAAGTACATTAGCCATATTTTTCCTTGTTTAATAAGACGCTATAGATTTACCTACCATACCAACATAGAACAGGTTTATAGAATATGAATACTTGCGCGAGCATACTGAGTTTCATAAGTTAAATTACAGGCATAAAAAAACCGATGTAATTACATCGGTTTTTATTTAAAACGTTAAAGTGAGTTATACGTTAAAGATACTCAACTTCAATGATTTCGTACTCAACGATACCTTTTGGCGTTTCAATAGACACTGCATCGTCCATTTGTTTACCAATTAAGCCACGTGCAATCGGTGAATTGACAGAAATTAAATTATTTTTAATATCCGCTTCATCATCGCCTACAATACGGTATTTTACTTCAGCATCAGTATCTACATTGACTATAGTCACTGTGGTGCCAAAAATAACTTTGCCCGTATTTGGCATTTTAGTTACGTCGATTATCTGAACATTTGAAAGTTTAGCTTCAATTTCTTGAATACGACCTTCACAAAAACCCTGTTGCTCACGTGCAGCGTGGTACTCAGCGTTTTCTTTTAAGTCACCGTGTTCACGCGCAACTGCAATGTCGGCGATAATTTTTGGACGGGTAACTGTTTTTAATTCGTTAAGCTCTTTGCGCAGTAAATCTGCGCCACGAACTGTCATCGGAATTGATTGCATACTTTTCTCACTTAACACCAAGGCCCTAGTTGGCCTTGGCACATTTCCTTAGTTCAATCGCAGGTGTAGCTCTTGAACTGACGTCACTTTACTGCGGTCATCTGCTTTATTAGCAGTACAGTTAGCGAATGCCGCGTTCAAGGTTGTCGTATAATTGGTTTTATTTTGCAATGCACCACGACGTAACACCTTCGAATCTTCGATCGCTTGGCGACCTTCGGTGGTATTCACGATGTAGCTGTACTCTTTATTCTTTATAGAATCAAGAATATGCGGGCGGCCTTCATATACTTTGTTTACACGTCGTACTTCAATGCCAGCCTCTTCAAGAGCAGCAGCTGTGCCACCTGTTGCATCAAGTTCAAAACCTAAGTCGGTCATGATTTTAGCTAATTCAACAATACGGGGCTTATCGCTATTACGAACAGATAATAACGCGCGACCACCGCGTGGTAAAGTGTTGCTTGCACCTAATTGCGCTTTTGCGAATGCTTCGGCGAAAGTATCGCCAACACCCATCACTTCACCTGTTGAACGCATCTCAGGGCCACGGATTGGATCCACACCTTGAAACTTAGCAAATGGCAGTACAACTTCTTTGACGCTGTAGTAAGGAGGGATCACTTCTTTAGTGATACCTTGGCTTGCTAAAGACTGCCCTGCCATACAACGAGCAGCTACTTTTGCAAGCGCCACACCTGTTGCTTTAGAAACAAACGGTACAGTACGTGCAGCACGAGGGTTGACTTCAATTAAATACACTTTGCCGTCTTTTACTGCAAACTGTGTATTCATCAAACCTACAACACCAAGCTCAAGCGCCATGTCGGTTACTTGCTTGCGCATTACATCTTGCACTTCTTGTGATAAAGAATGCGCGGGTAATGAACACGCTGAGTCACCCGAGTGAACACCCGCTTGCTCAATATGCTCCATAATACCGCCGATGATTACTTGCTCGCCATCACAAATAGCGTCAACGTCAACTTCAATCGCATTATCTAAGAAACGATCCAGTAATACAGGCGCTTCGTTTGATGCTTGCACAGCTTCGGTCATGTAACGACGTAAATCGTCTTCGTCGTATACAATTTCCATTGCTCGGCCACCGAGTACATACGAAGGGCGTACAACCAATGGGAAGCCAATTTCAACCGATTTAAGTAATGCTTCTTCCGTTGATGTTACTGTTGCGTTTTCTGGCTGAAGTAAGTTTAAACGCTCAACAAGTTGTTGGAAGCGCTCGCGGTCTTCTGCACGGTCAATCGCATC
Coding sequences within:
- the greA gene encoding transcription elongation factor GreA, coding for MQSIPMTVRGADLLRKELNELKTVTRPKIIADIAVAREHGDLKENAEYHAAREQQGFCEGRIQEIEAKLSNVQIIDVTKMPNTGKVIFGTTVTIVNVDTDAEVKYRIVGDDEADIKNNLISVNSPIARGLIGKQMDDAVSIETPKGIVEYEIIEVEYL